In Thermosynechococcus sichuanensis E542, a single genomic region encodes these proteins:
- the htpG gene encoding molecular chaperone HtpG translates to MLEQGTISIHTENIFPIIKKWLYSDHEIFLRELVSNAVDAIQKLRMVARSGEYSGDVDHPEVTITIDKENKKLAIADNGIGMTAEEVKKYITQVAFSSAEEFVQKYKGEGENAIIGHFGLGFYSAFMVADRVEIDTLSYREGAVPVHWTCDGSTEFTLSDGQRTTVGTTVTLTLQDSELEYLEPGRIRELIRKYCDFLPVPIKLEGEQINKQIAPWKSASNSLSKEDYLEFYRYLYPFQEDPLLWVHLNTDYPFVVNGILYFPKLRPDIDVTKGQIKLYCNQVFVSDNCEEVIPRFLLPLRGVIDSSDIPLNVSRSFLQNDRTVRKIADYIAKKVGDRLKELYREDPAAYVRSWQDLGTFVKFGSINDEKFKKQVEDILIYRTTAELTANDSEDVWASEGGIQVDGKTYTTLKEYLERNKERQGNRVYYCTDEVNQATYVQLLKSQGIEVLFMDSFIDTHFVPWLEQNYKDVKFLRVDAELDETLIDKNKESELVDPTTKKTRSEQIKSLFESVLKKPKLTIRTEALKADAPPAMILLPETSRRMQEMMAMMQQQPNAQLPEEHILVVNTAHPLVQNLLTLSQGTIIQTSGTSETGALVEKLCQYIYDLALMSQRGFDANGMQQFTERASQVLTQLTTMAMR, encoded by the coding sequence ATGTTGGAACAGGGAACCATTTCAATCCACACTGAGAATATTTTTCCAATTATTAAAAAGTGGCTCTACTCCGATCATGAGATTTTCCTGCGGGAACTGGTCTCCAACGCCGTGGATGCTATCCAAAAACTGCGGATGGTGGCACGTTCTGGGGAATATAGCGGCGATGTGGATCACCCAGAAGTGACGATCACGATTGACAAAGAAAACAAAAAGCTAGCGATCGCCGACAACGGCATTGGCATGACCGCCGAGGAAGTGAAGAAGTACATTACCCAAGTAGCTTTTTCTAGTGCCGAGGAATTTGTTCAAAAATACAAAGGGGAAGGGGAAAACGCTATTATTGGCCACTTTGGTTTGGGGTTTTACTCCGCCTTTATGGTGGCCGATCGGGTGGAAATTGATACCCTCTCCTACCGCGAGGGGGCTGTCCCCGTGCATTGGACCTGTGACGGCTCCACCGAATTTACCCTCTCCGATGGCCAGCGCACCACTGTTGGCACAACTGTCACCCTGACGCTCCAAGACAGTGAATTGGAGTATCTAGAGCCGGGGCGCATTCGTGAACTCATCCGCAAGTACTGTGACTTCTTGCCCGTGCCGATTAAGCTCGAGGGCGAGCAAATCAACAAGCAAATTGCCCCGTGGAAGAGTGCCTCCAATAGCCTCAGCAAAGAGGACTATCTAGAGTTTTATCGCTATCTCTATCCCTTCCAAGAAGACCCCCTGCTGTGGGTACACCTCAATACCGACTATCCCTTTGTGGTGAATGGGATTCTCTATTTTCCAAAGCTGCGCCCCGATATTGATGTCACTAAGGGGCAAATTAAGCTCTACTGCAATCAAGTCTTTGTCAGCGACAACTGTGAAGAGGTCATTCCGCGCTTTTTGCTGCCGCTGCGGGGGGTGATTGACAGTAGCGACATTCCCCTCAATGTGTCCCGCAGTTTCCTCCAAAACGATCGCACGGTGCGCAAAATTGCGGACTACATTGCCAAAAAGGTGGGCGATCGCCTGAAGGAGCTATACCGCGAAGACCCCGCTGCCTACGTGCGCTCTTGGCAAGACCTGGGCACCTTTGTCAAATTCGGCTCCATCAATGACGAAAAATTCAAAAAGCAGGTGGAGGACATTCTCATCTACCGCACCACTGCTGAACTGACCGCTAACGACAGCGAAGATGTTTGGGCCAGCGAGGGGGGTATCCAAGTGGATGGCAAAACCTACACCACCCTCAAGGAATACCTCGAGCGCAACAAAGAGCGCCAAGGCAATCGCGTCTATTACTGCACCGATGAGGTCAACCAAGCCACCTACGTGCAACTGCTGAAAAGCCAAGGCATTGAAGTCCTCTTTATGGACAGCTTCATTGATACCCACTTTGTGCCGTGGCTAGAGCAGAACTACAAGGATGTTAAATTCCTGCGGGTGGATGCGGAATTGGATGAGACGCTCATTGACAAAAACAAAGAGAGCGAACTGGTGGATCCCACCACGAAGAAAACCCGCAGTGAGCAGATCAAATCCCTCTTTGAATCCGTGCTGAAAAAGCCCAAGCTGACGATTCGCACCGAAGCCCTCAAGGCAGATGCTCCCCCAGCAATGATCCTGTTGCCGGAAACCAGTCGGCGGATGCAGGAGATGATGGCAATGATGCAGCAGCAACCCAATGCCCAGTTGCCAGAGGAGCATATCCTCGTTGTGAATACCGCCCATCCCTTGGTGCAAAATCTGCTCACCCTCAGCCAAGGCACGATTATTCAAACCAGTGGCACTTCAGAAACGGGTGCATTGGTCGAAAAGCTGTGTCAGTATATCTACGATCTGGCCTTAATGTCGCAGCGGGGCTTTGATGCCAATGGTATGCAGCAATTTACAGAGCGTGCCAGTCAAGTCCTGACCCAACTGACAACCATGGCCATGCGCTAA
- a CDS encoding chloride channel protein, whose amino-acid sequence MARIACPYPRLLLYALIVGLLGGCIATAFYLGLKLGFALLWGTDPSQVSIGTWAHLYPYIPLVTAFGGLLVGLSVKFFGATGGLADAIAEVHHEGRLSYRFLPGMALASSLSLLFGSSAGPESPMIDINGGLGSWFAERLHLPPESTRILTLCGMAAGMGVFFESPLGATLFVLEVPHRRSVEFYEAIIPALISAATGFTLFRVMTGTTIGGIYSFPAYDTLRAEDIGFAVLLGIIGAAVGTLFIFLDRQIQRWLTPYRQYPLALIVAVGFLIGLIALIHPITLFYGERQIEQIIQVVNRYSIGILLSVAFFKLVALSLCLRGGFRGGVVFPLFFVGACVGMAVHEALPNTPLSVALTGMMAAITVVVTKTPLGLAVILTVISHTAMLPLITIATLTSYLLTLPIACIPSQRSRDAAPDP is encoded by the coding sequence ATGGCAAGAATCGCCTGCCCTTATCCCCGTTTGCTCCTCTATGCCCTAATCGTTGGTCTGCTTGGTGGCTGCATAGCCACGGCCTTTTATCTCGGTCTCAAGCTGGGGTTTGCCCTGTTGTGGGGGACGGATCCTAGCCAAGTGAGCATTGGCACGTGGGCGCACCTCTATCCTTACATTCCGCTTGTGACGGCCTTTGGCGGTTTGTTGGTGGGTTTATCGGTCAAATTCTTTGGGGCAACGGGGGGACTCGCCGATGCGATCGCAGAGGTACACCACGAAGGTCGGTTAAGTTATCGCTTTCTACCGGGCATGGCATTGGCTTCTAGCCTCTCTTTGCTGTTTGGCAGTAGTGCTGGCCCTGAAAGTCCAATGATTGACATCAATGGTGGCCTAGGCAGTTGGTTCGCGGAGCGTTTGCATCTCCCCCCAGAGAGCACCCGTATTCTCACCCTCTGTGGCATGGCAGCGGGCATGGGGGTGTTTTTTGAGTCCCCCCTTGGTGCCACACTGTTTGTTTTGGAAGTCCCCCATCGCCGTAGTGTTGAGTTTTATGAGGCAATCATTCCAGCCCTGATTTCGGCGGCTACTGGGTTTACCCTTTTTCGGGTGATGACAGGCACAACCATTGGTGGGATATATAGCTTCCCTGCCTACGATACCCTGCGTGCTGAGGATATTGGCTTTGCAGTGTTGCTCGGCATCATTGGTGCGGCGGTGGGAACGCTCTTTATCTTTTTAGATCGGCAGATTCAACGCTGGCTGACCCCCTATCGGCAGTATCCTCTTGCCTTAATTGTGGCGGTGGGTTTTCTGATTGGCTTAATTGCCCTGATTCACCCGATCACTCTCTTCTACGGTGAGCGGCAAATCGAACAAATCATCCAAGTGGTCAACCGCTATAGCATTGGCATTTTGCTGAGTGTTGCCTTCTTTAAGCTGGTTGCCCTGAGTCTCTGTCTGCGAGGGGGCTTCCGTGGGGGAGTGGTCTTTCCCCTATTTTTTGTAGGCGCTTGTGTAGGCATGGCGGTGCATGAGGCACTCCCGAATACGCCCTTGAGTGTGGCCTTGACTGGCATGATGGCGGCAATCACGGTGGTGGTGACCAAAACACCTTTGGGGCTAGCAGTGATTCTGACGGTGATTTCCCATACGGCGATGCTGCCCTTGATTACAATCGCGACCTTAACCAGTTATCTGTTGACCTTGCCCATTGCTTGCATCCCCAGCCAGCGATCGCGCGACGCTGCCCCTGATCCCTGA
- a CDS encoding GldG family protein, translating into MKRFALGSREQLTMVLLWAAPLFIIAGLSAGIVTHRWNWLPLGLLALGGIALLLWLIQQSRVSTGFWGRRSTQTSTNAILTVMAVIALLGIVNFLADRYSVEVDLTENRAFTLAAETRDVLQNLDQPVRVLVFDANAASRDRLLLEQYRRQANNQFSFEFIDPQEQPTLAKKYNVTQAGQVIVVAGEKTQRIDEALSESNLTPALIRVTSDRTIRAYFTTGHNELPLTGGAASLSEVAKLLEQRDVELLPLNLLEKGKIPEDANVVVVAGPRQPFLRLEQDLLKEYLNRGGSLLLMLDVDVNAGLDDLLKNWGLTLDNRWVIDGSGVGQQVGLGSDTIIVTTYGNHPITQRFAQGPSVFPRAQAIRIDPVKDDDIVEIALSGSQTWAETDWQSGNLEFTEGVDTKGPLPIGVAITRQLSDNPPKEARLVVFGDSEFATDGVIAYQGINSDLFVNSVLWLGDRDQKALSIRPRETTNRRLQLNVTTSRWLEIISVFLLPLVGFGSAVFVWWRRR; encoded by the coding sequence ATGAAACGCTTTGCCCTAGGCTCACGCGAACAATTGACCATGGTATTGCTGTGGGCAGCGCCACTTTTCATCATTGCTGGCTTGAGTGCTGGCATCGTCACCCATCGCTGGAATTGGCTACCCTTGGGTCTTTTAGCCTTGGGGGGGATTGCCCTACTGCTGTGGCTAATCCAGCAAAGTCGTGTCTCCACAGGGTTTTGGGGGCGGCGTTCCACCCAAACGAGTACCAATGCCATCCTGACTGTGATGGCGGTGATTGCTCTATTGGGCATCGTCAATTTTTTGGCCGATCGCTACAGTGTTGAAGTCGATCTCACCGAAAACCGTGCCTTTACCCTAGCGGCAGAAACCCGCGATGTCCTGCAAAATCTCGATCAGCCCGTGCGGGTCTTGGTGTTTGATGCCAATGCGGCCAGTCGCGATCGCCTGCTGTTGGAGCAATATCGCCGTCAGGCCAATAACCAATTTTCCTTTGAGTTCATTGACCCCCAAGAGCAACCCACCCTTGCCAAAAAGTACAACGTTACCCAAGCCGGGCAAGTAATTGTTGTCGCGGGTGAGAAAACCCAGCGCATTGATGAAGCCCTTTCCGAAAGCAACCTCACCCCTGCCCTGATTCGCGTCACCAGCGATCGCACGATCCGTGCCTATTTCACCACGGGGCATAATGAACTCCCCCTCACCGGTGGGGCGGCCAGCCTCAGTGAAGTGGCCAAACTCCTCGAACAGCGGGATGTAGAACTCTTGCCTCTGAATTTGCTGGAGAAGGGGAAAATTCCTGAGGATGCCAATGTCGTTGTTGTCGCTGGCCCTCGGCAGCCTTTTTTGCGTCTTGAGCAGGATCTTCTCAAGGAGTACCTCAATCGCGGTGGTAGCCTTTTGCTGATGCTCGATGTCGATGTCAACGCGGGTCTTGATGATTTACTGAAAAACTGGGGACTCACCCTCGATAATCGCTGGGTCATTGATGGCTCTGGTGTGGGTCAGCAGGTGGGACTCGGTTCCGACACGATTATTGTCACCACCTATGGCAATCACCCCATTACTCAACGTTTTGCCCAAGGTCCTAGTGTCTTTCCCCGCGCGCAAGCCATTCGCATTGATCCTGTGAAGGATGATGACATTGTGGAGATTGCCCTCTCCGGCTCGCAAACTTGGGCGGAAACCGACTGGCAGTCGGGCAACCTTGAATTCACCGAAGGCGTAGATACCAAAGGTCCCCTGCCGATTGGCGTGGCCATTACCCGTCAGTTGAGTGATAACCCACCGAAGGAAGCCCGCTTGGTGGTCTTTGGGGATTCGGAATTTGCCACCGATGGCGTGATTGCTTACCAAGGGATTAATAGTGACCTCTTTGTCAATTCCGTGCTCTGGTTGGGCGATCGCGACCAAAAGGCACTCTCAATTCGTCCGCGCGAAACCACCAATCGCCGCCTTCAACTCAATGTCACCACCAGTCGTTGGCTAGAGATTATCAGTGTCTTTCTGTTGCCCCTTGTGGGGTTTGGCTCAGCCGTTTTTGTGTGGTGGCGACGCCGCTAA
- a CDS encoding ABC transporter permease, producing the protein MPSISLHGLRVIFANILAIYRRELQSYFTAPFYYVIAGVFWLLSGLFFLVVMTTIISQVAQQDLLQQQFGAPSQAVDVPKLILESFLGLLGSISQVILPMLSMGLYTEERKRGTLELLATSPITNWCVATGKLLAVLTFYTTLLLPVIVYQFVALQQSTPPLSPWLILAGNGGLILLAAAVLSLGMFLSSLTDSTILAAILGFAVLLILWVLDVLAKNTGGNLSDILTYLSPLEHFTNLTRGIFRTSSLVVFGSYIFLGIFLTAQSIDAFRYQRN; encoded by the coding sequence ATGCCTAGCATTTCTCTCCATGGGCTGCGTGTCATCTTTGCCAATATCCTTGCTATCTATCGCCGCGAACTCCAGAGTTACTTTACTGCTCCCTTCTACTACGTGATTGCCGGGGTGTTCTGGCTGCTTAGCGGCCTGTTTTTCCTCGTTGTGATGACGACGATTATTAGCCAAGTGGCTCAGCAGGATTTGCTGCAACAGCAGTTTGGGGCGCCGAGCCAAGCCGTTGATGTGCCCAAGCTAATTCTCGAAAGCTTCCTTGGACTCCTAGGTTCCATTTCCCAAGTCATTCTGCCGATGCTCTCGATGGGACTTTACACCGAGGAGCGCAAACGCGGCACCCTTGAACTGCTGGCCACCTCGCCGATTACCAATTGGTGTGTAGCGACAGGTAAACTTCTGGCAGTGCTCACCTTCTATACCACGCTCCTGCTGCCTGTGATTGTCTATCAGTTTGTAGCACTCCAACAGAGTACGCCCCCCCTCTCCCCTTGGCTGATTCTGGCGGGCAATGGCGGATTGATTCTTTTGGCGGCTGCGGTGCTCTCCCTTGGGATGTTTCTCTCGTCCTTGACCGATAGCACCATCTTAGCGGCCATTTTGGGGTTTGCTGTGTTGCTGATTCTTTGGGTGCTGGATGTTTTGGCCAAAAATACTGGCGGGAATCTCAGTGATATTCTCACCTACCTCTCACCCCTAGAGCACTTTACCAACTTGACACGGGGAATTTTCCGCACCAGCAGTCTTGTGGTCTTTGGCAGTTATATTTTCTTGGGCATCTTTCTCACGGCACAGTCCATTGATGCCTTTCGTTACCAGCGCAATTAG
- a CDS encoding ABC transporter ATP-binding protein, with protein MIQVEHLTKVYGTTVALRDVSFSAASGEILGLLGPNGAGKTTTMRILAGYLPATSGTASIAGYEVHTDPMAVRQRIGYLPENPPLYTEMTVAGYLHFVARIKGVSAGDRPQRVEYALKSCGLWDRQQTIIRKLSKGYRQRVGIAQAIVHDPPAIILDEPTVGLDPRQIIEVRNLIKNLAGQHTVILSTHILAEVSMTCDRAVIINKGEVAGIGQLDELLQRLSGSYTYDLELVGDRPQIASLLQRLSNLQQITWDNSPPQGRQQLRVSSPAEIGADLASLLVQNGVQLFEMRRSRANLEEVFLKLTTDEPTAEPSNELEAADA; from the coding sequence ATGATTCAGGTCGAACACCTGACCAAGGTTTACGGTACAACTGTCGCGCTGCGGGATGTCAGCTTTTCAGCCGCTAGTGGTGAGATCCTCGGTCTCCTCGGCCCCAATGGCGCAGGCAAAACCACCACAATGCGGATTTTGGCGGGGTATCTACCGGCAACGAGCGGCACGGCCTCTATTGCAGGCTATGAAGTCCACACGGATCCGATGGCGGTGCGGCAGCGCATTGGCTATCTGCCAGAAAATCCCCCCCTCTATACGGAAATGACGGTGGCGGGCTATTTGCACTTTGTGGCTCGCATCAAGGGTGTCAGTGCGGGCGATCGCCCCCAGCGGGTAGAATATGCCCTGAAAAGTTGTGGCCTCTGGGATCGGCAACAGACGATTATTCGCAAACTCTCGAAGGGCTATCGGCAGCGGGTAGGCATTGCCCAAGCAATCGTTCACGATCCACCCGCGATCATTCTGGATGAACCCACCGTAGGTCTTGATCCGCGCCAAATTATTGAGGTACGCAATCTAATTAAAAACTTGGCGGGACAGCATACCGTGATTCTTTCTACCCATATTTTGGCGGAAGTGAGCATGACCTGCGATCGCGCCGTGATTATCAATAAAGGCGAAGTGGCGGGGATTGGCCAACTGGATGAACTGCTGCAACGCCTCAGTGGTAGCTACACCTATGACCTCGAACTTGTGGGCGATCGCCCCCAGATTGCATCCTTGTTACAACGCCTTTCCAATCTGCAACAGATCACATGGGATAATAGCCCTCCCCAAGGACGACAGCAGCTTCGGGTGAGTAGCCCAGCAGAAATTGGTGCGGATCTCGCCAGTCTCCTTGTCCAAAATGGGGTGCAACTCTTTGAAATGCGCCGCTCCCGTGCCAACCTAGAGGAGGTGTTCTTGAAGCTAACGACCGATGAACCCACCGCAGAACCCAGCAACGAACTCGAAGCAGCCGATGCCTAG
- the psbA gene encoding photosystem II q(b) protein yields MTTVLQRREQLNLWEQFCSWVTSTNNRLYVGWFGVLMIPTLLAATICFVIAFIAAPPVDIDGIREPVAGSLIYGNNIITGAVVPSSNAIGLHFYPIWEAASLDEWLYNGGPYQLIIFHFLIGVFCYMGREWELSYRLGMRPWICVAYSAPVAAATAVFLIYPIGQGSFSDGMPLGISGTFNFMLVFQAEHNILMHPFHQLGVAGVFGGALFSAMHGSLVTSSLIRETTETESQNYGYKFGQEEETYNIVAAHGYFGRLIFQYASFNNSRALHFFLAAWPVIGIWFTALGISTMAFNLNGFNFNHSVVDAQGNVINTWADIINRANLGMEVMHERNAHNFPLDLASAESAPVAMIAPSING; encoded by the coding sequence ATGACGACTGTTTTACAACGTCGCGAGCAACTGAACCTGTGGGAGCAATTTTGTAGCTGGGTTACCAGCACCAACAACCGCCTCTATGTGGGCTGGTTCGGCGTGTTGATGATCCCCACTCTGCTCGCTGCTACCATCTGCTTCGTGATTGCTTTCATCGCTGCTCCCCCTGTGGACATCGATGGCATCCGTGAGCCTGTCGCTGGCTCCTTGATCTATGGCAACAACATCATCACGGGTGCGGTTGTTCCCTCCAGCAACGCCATTGGCTTGCACTTCTACCCCATTTGGGAAGCTGCTTCTCTTGATGAGTGGCTCTACAATGGTGGCCCTTACCAACTGATCATCTTCCACTTCCTAATCGGTGTCTTCTGCTACATGGGTCGGGAGTGGGAACTCAGCTACCGCCTCGGTATGCGGCCTTGGATCTGCGTGGCCTACTCCGCTCCTGTGGCTGCCGCTACCGCTGTGTTCTTGATCTATCCCATTGGTCAAGGCAGCTTCTCTGACGGGATGCCCCTCGGTATCTCTGGTACCTTCAACTTCATGCTTGTGTTCCAAGCTGAGCACAACATCCTCATGCACCCCTTCCACCAACTGGGTGTGGCGGGTGTCTTTGGTGGTGCTCTGTTCTCCGCCATGCACGGTTCGCTGGTGACCTCCAGCTTGATCCGTGAAACCACCGAAACCGAGTCTCAAAACTACGGTTACAAATTTGGTCAAGAGGAAGAAACCTACAACATCGTGGCTGCCCACGGTTACTTTGGTCGCTTGATCTTCCAATACGCCAGCTTCAACAACAGCCGTGCGCTGCACTTCTTCCTCGCTGCTTGGCCAGTGATCGGTATCTGGTTCACCGCTCTGGGTATCAGCACCATGGCCTTCAACCTCAACGGTTTCAACTTCAACCACTCCGTTGTGGATGCGCAAGGCAATGTGATCAACACTTGGGCTGACATCATCAACCGTGCCAACTTGGGGATGGAAGTGATGCACGAGCGCAATGCTCACAACTTCCCCCTCGACTTGGCTAGCGCTGAGTCTGCCCCTGTGGCCATGATTGCTCCTAGCATCAACGGCTAA
- the hemW gene encoding radical SAM family heme chaperone HemW translates to MTTAAYIHLPFCRRRCFYCDFPITVVGESPTLAESLIQEYVAALCQEIAQTPAEPLPLQTIFFGGGTPSLVPPQYIGQLLEVLDRQIGIALGAEISMEMDPGTFDLEQLQGYLKVGVNRVSLGVQAFDDELLRVCGRSHNVADVEGAVAMIDRAGVENWSMDLISGLPQQSLADWQFALERAIALNPRHLSIYDLIIEPKTVFSKRYQPEAAPLPTQEQAAAAYHLGHEMLTAAGYDHYEISNYARPGFACRHNQVYWRNQPYYGFGMGTTSYLGHRRFSRPRTRREYYQWLQTLPAGLNQVNPDSLWERWLETLMLGLRLKDGLSFTALAAEFPRSWVEALQAAAAKVSPERLCLTGDRLHLTQPAGFLVANHVIVTLWEALEGSVFHQQEGQPLPIH, encoded by the coding sequence ATGACTACAGCCGCATACATTCATCTGCCCTTTTGTCGGCGCCGCTGCTTCTACTGTGACTTTCCGATTACGGTGGTGGGGGAGTCTCCGACACTGGCAGAATCGCTCATCCAAGAGTATGTGGCTGCGCTGTGTCAAGAAATTGCCCAAACCCCTGCTGAGCCGCTCCCGCTCCAAACGATCTTTTTTGGGGGGGGAACACCGTCTCTAGTCCCGCCTCAATACATTGGCCAACTGCTGGAAGTCCTCGATCGCCAGATCGGGATTGCCTTAGGAGCAGAAATTTCCATGGAAATGGATCCGGGAACATTTGACCTAGAACAATTGCAGGGCTATCTCAAAGTAGGGGTGAATCGCGTCAGCTTAGGTGTACAAGCCTTTGACGATGAGCTATTGCGGGTCTGTGGCCGTAGTCACAATGTCGCTGATGTTGAGGGGGCAGTTGCAATGATTGATAGGGCGGGGGTAGAAAATTGGAGCATGGATCTCATTTCAGGCTTACCGCAACAATCCTTAGCGGACTGGCAATTTGCCCTAGAGCGAGCGATCGCCCTCAACCCAAGGCATTTATCTATTTATGACCTGATCATTGAGCCAAAAACCGTCTTCAGCAAACGCTATCAACCCGAAGCAGCCCCCCTCCCCACCCAAGAGCAGGCCGCCGCTGCCTATCACCTAGGTCACGAAATGTTAACCGCAGCGGGCTACGATCACTACGAAATTTCTAACTATGCCCGACCGGGGTTCGCCTGCCGTCACAATCAAGTTTATTGGCGCAATCAACCCTACTATGGCTTTGGCATGGGCACCACTAGTTATCTAGGGCATCGCCGTTTCAGCCGTCCGCGTACCCGCCGTGAATACTATCAATGGCTGCAAACCCTACCCGCCGGTCTGAACCAAGTGAATCCCGATTCCCTGTGGGAGCGCTGGTTGGAAACCCTGATGCTGGGCTTGCGCCTCAAAGATGGCCTCTCTTTCACTGCTTTGGCGGCTGAATTTCCTAGGTCTTGGGTTGAAGCACTACAAGCAGCAGCGGCAAAAGTGTCCCCAGAGAGGCTTTGTTTGACCGGCGATCGCCTGCACTTGACACAGCCAGCAGGATTTCTCGTGGCTAATCACGTCATTGTCACCCTTTGGGAGGCCTTGGAGGGATCGGTTTTCCACCAACAGGAAGGGCAACCCCTACCGATACACTAG
- a CDS encoding site-2 protease family protein — protein MMITVGLLAGAIALLAWGLYRNLPYGKLGIVAWLQTLVLMLPWLVVFGSLSFGIGINFAAVLFGLVFSIVAYIALGRWLRSLAATAELPLPSAPSGRSELEQATTEQTTPAQPAARPSLPAEDLQAIQSIFSVDTYFATDYIPYKGGVICPGNLRGEAKVVHQQLTERLQAALPDRYRLFLVANGDGKPMVVILPMTTEPIRSGTLQKLAAVFLAVATLGTCLETSAILQGFSLLGNPTTGLFQRSLPFAVGLFGIAAIREVGHWLMAKRYQARLGPPIFLPAWQLGTFGAMTRIESFLANRSQLFDIGAAGAIAAGGVSLLLLGIGLVLSPTSQGLEVPTLFFQGSILVGTIAKLFLGQQLQSEVVMVHPFVILGWLGLIMTALNLMPAGQLDGGRIIQAIYGTKTAKRLTIITLVVLGLVAIVNPLALYWALVILLLQRDVDQPSLDEITEPDDTRAGLGLLLLFLMAATLIPMAPGLAGRLGIGG, from the coding sequence ATGATGATTACGGTAGGCCTATTGGCGGGAGCGATCGCCCTACTGGCGTGGGGACTGTATCGTAACCTGCCCTACGGCAAGCTGGGAATTGTGGCTTGGCTGCAAACCCTTGTCCTGATGCTCCCTTGGCTCGTGGTGTTTGGCAGCCTTAGCTTTGGGATTGGGATTAATTTTGCTGCCGTGCTCTTTGGTCTGGTGTTCTCGATTGTGGCCTATATTGCCCTTGGCCGTTGGTTGCGATCGCTGGCAGCCACCGCCGAACTGCCCCTACCCTCTGCCCCCTCTGGCCGTTCGGAACTGGAGCAAGCCACCACAGAACAGACAACCCCAGCCCAGCCTGCCGCACGCCCCAGCCTCCCTGCTGAAGACCTGCAAGCGATTCAAAGTATCTTTAGCGTGGATACCTACTTCGCCACTGACTACATTCCCTATAAGGGGGGTGTGATTTGCCCGGGAAATCTGCGGGGTGAAGCCAAAGTAGTGCATCAGCAACTCACTGAACGACTACAGGCCGCCTTGCCCGATCGCTATCGCCTCTTTCTGGTGGCCAATGGGGATGGCAAGCCGATGGTCGTGATTTTGCCAATGACGACCGAACCGATTCGCTCGGGCACTCTTCAGAAGCTGGCAGCGGTGTTCTTGGCGGTGGCCACCCTTGGAACCTGTCTGGAGACCAGTGCCATCTTGCAGGGGTTTAGCTTACTGGGGAATCCAACCACTGGTCTCTTCCAGCGATCGCTCCCCTTTGCCGTGGGTCTCTTTGGCATTGCCGCTATACGGGAAGTCGGTCACTGGTTAATGGCCAAACGCTATCAGGCACGCTTGGGACCGCCCATCTTTTTGCCGGCGTGGCAGTTGGGGACGTTTGGTGCCATGACCCGCATTGAATCCTTCCTTGCCAATCGCAGTCAACTCTTTGACATTGGTGCGGCGGGGGCGATCGCCGCTGGTGGTGTTTCTCTACTCCTATTGGGCATTGGCCTTGTTCTCTCGCCTACGAGTCAGGGTTTAGAGGTGCCCACCCTCTTTTTCCAAGGCTCGATTTTGGTGGGGACGATCGCCAAGCTCTTTTTGGGGCAGCAGTTGCAAAGCGAAGTAGTGATGGTGCATCCCTTTGTCATTTTGGGCTGGCTGGGCTTGATCATGACTGCCTTGAACTTGATGCCAGCAGGGCAATTGGATGGCGGACGCATTATTCAAGCCATTTACGGCACAAAAACCGCCAAGCGACTAACAATTATTACCCTTGTGGTCTTGGGCTTGGTGGCGATTGTCAACCCCTTGGCCTTGTATTGGGCGTTGGTGATCCTACTATTGCAGCGGGATGTGGATCAGCCCAGCCTGGATGAGATTACCGAACCCGATGACACCCGTGCCGGTCTGGGTCTGCTGCTGTTGTTCTTGATGGCGGCCACCTTGATCCCCATGGCACCAGGGCTAGCCGGTCGGTTGGGAATTGGAGGCTAA